In Haliotis asinina isolate JCU_RB_2024 chromosome 15, JCU_Hal_asi_v2, whole genome shotgun sequence, the sequence ATGACAATTCTATCCCAAAGGTACTGAGTGAGTTGAAGAAAGATGATACGGACACAAACAGCTCTAATATTAATAATGTCATTGAAAACATTCCGCACGATGACCTTGATCATCATCACGCCGCTCCCCTCCCTGTTGACGAGTCGTCTCAAGGTGTAGAAAAACATGTCCCGATTTTCAATGAAGACGTCTTACCGGTCAtcacaccttcacatatcagcGTGGTTTCAGAAATTAAAACCCATGCAAACGGACACAGTTCGTTTGATAGCGAGTCCCAGGAGACCTATACCCCTGTTACGAAGCTAGAGAATCACTGGGAAGAATACCCTGCAGATTTAGATCATGGCGACCAGGACCCAGAGGAGGGCTTTGGACTACAAGAACATGGAGTCTTACCCAGTCCAACACACCCCTCGTTTGAGGACTACAACTTACACGAAACGTCTATGGAAAATTATGATTACGTACCAAGGTATCCGGATGTCAACCTTATTGCCCAGaatgatgcaaatgatgaagggtCATTCAGGATGACATCACCAAGTGGTGCTGAaaacagcagtcatgatgatgttgtAGAGGATGACGGAGGTAACAATGAAGAATTTACTCAGGGGAGAGTCAGTTCTCCTGGAGAACATGCACCCATCGCGGTGGTTAGTACAGGGTCAGCATTGACTGTAGATCCCACCAACAGAGATTTTCAAAATCGGTTTTCTTTGACAGTGACAGACTCAGGTACTGGCTCACCAGATGGTAGCGCTACGGTTGCTATAGCAACACAGAAGATATCATTGAAAAGCTCGGACCTAGAAAATGCCCGTGATGAAAACTTGAATTTAGAAAATGGGAGTGTTTCAGCAGGACCTGTTATTAATAATGTTACTTCTGTGTCAGGGAACGGAACCTTACCTCACATTCACAACAATACCCACCCGATAAATGATCCAGCTGTGGACGAATATAAAGCTGATGTCAGTGGTGCAGTGGTTCCATGGGGAAAGTCAAATACCACAAAGGACAACGATTTGAATATCAGTGAATCTCTAAATGGCTCCTCTCATAGATCCACGATCTTGGAAAACAATTCTAGCCTGAATCTTTTGCTTCCTTCTTTATCCAAAGATAGAGGAACTGTTATAGCTTCAAATATGATAAGTTCTTCTGATACTACTGTTCATCCAAGTCAGACTTCTTCTGCCAAGACTCCATCAGAGCACCACAAAGACATTGTTGGCGTTGCATCAAGTAGTGAAATGAACCCTGTCAATACTGATTTTGACGATTCAATGCCCGTTCTTCAAAGTATTACGCAAAACAGTGCATTTGATTATGAAGCTTTTAATGCATATGCTACTCCTGAAATAGAGCATACAGTGACATTACATCAAGGTGGTGCATCTGTCAGTTCTTTTTTAAGCTCATCTGCAGCTGTTTACGCTACAGATAGCATGACACATCGTAATGCTGAAAAGGTGGTTATAACGCCAACACCAATGGTATCATCAGAAACAGTTAATGGAATTCAAATATTATCGTCATTGCTGCAACCACAAATTTCAAAACAGTTGCGTCATGAAATTACCACTCATTCAGATATGCAAGCACTTCTGCAACCTAAAGTTACAGACAATCCTGCTTCTAAACTGGAAGAGAGTTCAGTCTTGTTGATAGGTTCATCGGCTTTGTTTGATGCAGACGCATCAGGGATGTCATTTGGAGGATCTGTTCAAGTTACTCCCATGTTGATGTCAAATTCAGATTATATAGACGGAGCAACTACATTAAAAACTCATTTGACAAATAGGTTTCATTCTGTAGCGACACCCAACATCCCCACACCAACTGAACCTGTAGGAACCACTCTACGTGCTCCAAGTGTGGGGCATCCTGGTGCGACTGATTCCTATGTACCCTTAAGTTTAGAAACAGTGGATAATCCAGTTGCTGAACCTTCTGAGAAAAGGGTAAATTCACCAGCAGCTGTATCTGATAAACAGTCAAGTAGTAATTCAGATACACTTCCAGGAGCAAACGGGATTGGGCAGGAAACGTATATGAATATCTCAAGTTCAGAGACAGGTCTTGATCCTTCTGATCTCATGCCCATGACACGCCAAGTGAATCTGAATGTTAGTGACATTCTTCATGCAAATTCCTCCGTAGACTCACATGATGTATCTCTGACGAACATGATTCCACAAAGATCATTCGAGGGTGAAAGTGATGATGCCAATTTAACAACCAAGTTGTCTTTGACTGCAGAGCCAGATACTCTTGAAAGAAAAATGCATCAACTCACTATGTCAAGTGCCTCACCTACAGTAAATAATTCATCCACAGGTTCCACAGATGCCTTGGATTCTGTTTTAATGACTACATCGTCTAAGACTCCTggaattattcaaaacactgagCAACAGTCTGATTCCAAaaatgtttccaattcaaatCCAGAGGCAGTGGCGGCTGTACTTCAGGAATCTAGTGTTGTTAAAGATTTTATGAATTCCAAAAGTGCTCATACAGAGTTATCGTCTCGTTCTCAGCACTCAGTAGCAAATCCAACTTTCCACTCTGCTCTGAATATAAATCTGACAATGACAAATTTAACGAATTTAGAATCTGATTCTAATGTTGATAATGTGTCTGCAGCTATAACACAGCCAAAAGATGTGATGCATATGTTCACTCACAGCAGCACAGATGTTTCAAATAGGTGGAAAGGAACAACATTTCATCAGGAAGACGTAGGCACAGAAACTGCACGAGGATGGAGAAC encodes:
- the LOC137264861 gene encoding serine-rich adhesin for platelets-like, giving the protein MTREEFTHSSSDTQANLELSEIAHLTENGFPGCGNTSTPAPPGPRHPSVPLPCSRYRYSLSTTETRTFRSRHSRCCVGTAAILLSLLTVGVFLGIMIHFTVVDILWTDDEGVSKQPVPRAETKLGNTVPDFLGSVKISNLEWDYTLSVSDSRPYRELAVAVEQELDRVFLLSPLKDIYNFSLVRTFRRGSIVAVFETVLTDHRRLTTDSLKEALLQGLETRNYIRGSGDVMEAKHGVDLDAESIQIVTISTTSLRDENTSHLLPILDENELTDDIVTSTTTVLQGKTEKSSPRQESTATTTTTTTTTATSPPSSTDDENNADTHIWIWRPPKTPKPTTKVSSSGFSTEPTSFSPPKLHSSTHVQSTDWHTAFWKDQFSNKQFPFSDFWYSSSTHIPKSRQTLPYAPKRLNPDESKDGQLSANPKIPFWTTGGSAVFGASARHPSDTTSFQDSMSTPITSKITSKNTELQHQMNSTRVTNDSGVVTDGPIKPSTNTSLAKPTTITPITVSSNSNSDDSFKPLGNENDNSIPKVLSELKKDDTDTNSSNINNVIENIPHDDLDHHHAAPLPVDESSQGVEKHVPIFNEDVLPVITPSHISVVSEIKTHANGHSSFDSESQETYTPVTKLENHWEEYPADLDHGDQDPEEGFGLQEHGVLPSPTHPSFEDYNLHETSMENYDYVPRYPDVNLIAQNDANDEGSFRMTSPSGAENSSHDDVVEDDGGNNEEFTQGRVSSPGEHAPIAVVSTGSALTVDPTNRDFQNRFSLTVTDSGTGSPDGSATVAIATQKISLKSSDLENARDENLNLENGSVSAGPVINNVTSVSGNGTLPHIHNNTHPINDPAVDEYKADVSGAVVPWGKSNTTKDNDLNISESLNGSSHRSTILENNSSLNLLLPSLSKDRGTVIASNMISSSDTTVHPSQTSSAKTPSEHHKDIVGVASSSEMNPVNTDFDDSMPVLQSITQNSAFDYEAFNAYATPEIEHTVTLHQGGASVSSFLSSSAAVYATDSMTHRNAEKVVITPTPMVSSETVNGIQILSSLLQPQISKQLRHEITTHSDMQALLQPKVTDNPASKLEESSVLLIGSSALFDADASGMSFGGSVQVTPMLMSNSDYIDGATTLKTHLTNRFHSVATPNIPTPTEPVGTTLRAPSVGHPGATDSYVPLSLETVDNPVAEPSEKRVNSPAAVSDKQSSSNSDTLPGANGIGQETYMNISSSETGLDPSDLMPMTRQVNLNVSDILHANSSVDSHDVSLTNMIPQRSFEGESDDANLTTKLSLTAEPDTLERKMHQLTMSSASPTVNNSSTGSTDALDSVLMTTSSKTPGIIQNTEQQSDSKNVSNSNPEAVAAVLQESSVVKDFMNSKSAHTELSSRSQHSVANPTFHSALNINLTMTNLTNLESDSNVDNVSAAITQPKDVMHMFTHSSTDVSNRWKGTTFHQEDVGTETARGWRTLSTTMKSVKDVDEETVDSNASSRWMAAGISSQDLDTMETSTQDTTGITISNIPISTTDLPSTEVDVSLNKEEELGNPYSTQSETGTGSPQTNACLDITVMTEFIPSCLDYFSEITHTHDQLEKCQHFLAGVICVTDEFYKYSGQQCTDTEISAFIKQHADLFKNALPNFDPLKCVV